From Rudanella lutea DSM 19387, a single genomic window includes:
- a CDS encoding PQQ-dependent sugar dehydrogenase produces MRTFFLLLSLFAAQAFTLPVDTPRPDDSRFTKVVLDNDLNEPMELAIDNQGILYYIERIGTLNQLDPRTGQKKQIAKLAVRATGEDGLLGLALDPGFATNRWLYLYYGDPTPRNGEYANVLARFELTPTGLANRIEMLRVPLLHEGVSHSAGSLAFDRDGNLFLSTGDNTNPFESDGFGPFDDRPGRLRFDALKSSGNTNDLRGKILRIRPQPDGSYTIPTGNLFAPGTPQTRPEIYVMGCRNPFRISVDAHTGFLYWGEVGPDAGNDSLRRGPRGHDEINQARKPGNFGWPLFVGNNKPYHEYNFETKQAGAPFDPARPVNRSRNNTGLTELPPAQSAFIWYPYAESAEFPALGTGGRNAMAGPVFHAQDYPASARRFPAYFDGKLFFYDWMRGWIFTAALHPNGDLNRIERFLPQMPFNHPVDMAFSPTGELYVLEYGSYWRAKNTDAALVRIEFNEGNRTPIARIGADKTVGAAPLRVQFSARESFDHDSGDSLRYEWFFGGKTVQSRQPNPAFTFTKPGTYLCRVRVTDRQGLQAEAQLPVRVGNEPPVVQVQWKGNRSFFAPNSQVDYAVNIVDREDRPTDPKRATVALYHLPEGEDVAGLMATGQRTPKGKTLIEQSDCRSCHALNQQSVGPSWQAIARRYEANPTDTKLVASLSNKIIQGGGGVWTKDHMMSAHPQLLGEDAAEMVRYILSLNEPSPNLPAKGRVSLTQPGGNYVVLARYVDRGGLTGQDLLRLYPTRFNAADAQRLDRVARRNGNGAPSSMNYNEKGSWIAFDKIDLTGLKSLKAGLSSPGLTGTLEVRADRPDGPLLGQLAVVPGNNQQISTELTPMSGPHDLYLVYRETAGGINIWKRLELRWLEVGL; encoded by the coding sequence ATGAGAACGTTTTTCCTGCTCTTGAGTTTGTTTGCCGCGCAGGCTTTTACCCTGCCCGTAGATACGCCCCGACCCGACGATTCCCGCTTTACCAAGGTCGTTCTCGACAACGACCTCAACGAGCCCATGGAACTCGCCATCGACAACCAGGGCATCCTGTACTACATCGAACGAATTGGCACCCTCAACCAATTGGACCCCCGCACCGGCCAGAAAAAACAGATTGCCAAACTGGCCGTTCGGGCTACCGGAGAGGATGGCCTGCTCGGGCTCGCCCTCGACCCCGGCTTTGCCACCAATCGATGGCTTTACCTGTACTACGGTGACCCCACGCCCCGCAACGGTGAATACGCCAACGTACTCGCCCGCTTCGAGCTGACCCCCACCGGCCTCGCCAACCGCATTGAGATGCTTCGCGTGCCCCTGCTGCACGAGGGCGTGAGTCACTCGGCCGGCTCGCTCGCGTTCGATAGAGACGGCAATCTTTTTCTTTCCACCGGCGACAATACCAACCCGTTTGAGTCCGACGGGTTTGGACCCTTCGACGACCGGCCCGGTCGGCTGCGCTTCGACGCCCTCAAATCGTCGGGCAATACCAACGACCTTCGCGGCAAGATTCTCCGCATCCGACCTCAGCCCGATGGTTCGTACACCATTCCGACCGGCAACCTGTTTGCGCCGGGCACCCCACAGACCCGCCCCGAAATCTACGTCATGGGCTGCCGTAACCCCTTCCGCATCTCGGTGGATGCCCACACGGGTTTCCTGTACTGGGGCGAAGTAGGCCCCGACGCGGGTAACGACAGCCTCCGGCGCGGCCCACGGGGTCACGATGAGATCAACCAGGCCCGGAAGCCCGGCAACTTCGGCTGGCCCCTGTTTGTAGGCAACAACAAGCCTTATCACGAGTACAACTTTGAGACCAAACAAGCGGGTGCCCCCTTCGACCCGGCCCGGCCCGTAAACCGTTCCCGTAACAACACCGGCCTCACCGAGCTGCCCCCCGCCCAATCGGCCTTTATCTGGTACCCGTATGCCGAGTCGGCCGAATTTCCGGCCTTGGGCACGGGTGGGCGCAACGCCATGGCCGGCCCTGTTTTCCATGCACAGGACTATCCGGCCTCAGCCCGGCGGTTTCCGGCTTACTTCGACGGTAAACTGTTTTTCTACGACTGGATGCGCGGCTGGATTTTTACGGCTGCCCTCCACCCCAACGGCGACCTGAACCGTATCGAGCGTTTTTTGCCTCAGATGCCCTTCAACCACCCGGTCGACATGGCTTTTAGCCCAACTGGTGAGCTTTACGTGCTTGAATACGGCAGCTACTGGCGGGCTAAAAATACCGACGCGGCTCTGGTACGCATCGAGTTCAATGAGGGGAATCGCACGCCCATTGCTCGCATTGGGGCCGACAAAACCGTAGGCGCTGCCCCCCTGCGTGTCCAGTTCTCGGCCCGCGAATCCTTCGATCACGATTCCGGCGACTCCCTTCGCTACGAATGGTTCTTCGGAGGTAAAACCGTGCAGAGCCGCCAGCCCAACCCGGCGTTTACATTCACTAAACCAGGCACCTACCTCTGCCGGGTGCGTGTCACCGACCGGCAGGGCTTACAGGCTGAGGCCCAACTGCCCGTGCGGGTAGGCAACGAACCGCCCGTTGTGCAGGTGCAGTGGAAAGGCAACCGCTCATTTTTTGCCCCGAACTCTCAGGTCGACTACGCTGTGAATATTGTAGACCGGGAAGACCGACCCACCGACCCCAAACGGGCAACGGTGGCGCTCTACCACCTGCCTGAAGGCGAAGATGTGGCCGGACTGATGGCTACCGGCCAACGCACCCCCAAAGGCAAAACCCTGATCGAGCAGAGCGATTGCCGGTCCTGTCACGCGCTCAATCAACAGTCGGTGGGCCCCAGCTGGCAGGCGATTGCCCGGCGCTACGAAGCCAACCCGACCGACACGAAGCTGGTAGCGTCGCTTTCAAACAAGATCATACAAGGGGGAGGGGGTGTCTGGACTAAAGACCACATGATGTCGGCGCACCCTCAGTTGCTGGGCGAGGATGCCGCCGAGATGGTTCGCTACATTCTATCCTTGAACGAGCCCAGCCCCAATTTACCGGCCAAAGGGCGCGTGAGCCTGACGCAGCCCGGCGGTAACTACGTGGTGCTGGCCCGATATGTGGACCGGGGTGGCCTGACCGGGCAGGATCTGCTGCGGCTCTACCCAACCCGTTTCAACGCGGCCGATGCCCAGCGGCTCGACCGGGTAGCCCGACGCAATGGCAACGGAGCCCCCTCGTCGATGAATTACAACGAGAAGGGGTCGTGGATCGCGTTCGACAAGATCGACCTGACGGGGCTCAAGTCGCTCAAGGCGGGCCTGAGTTCACCGGGGCTCACGGGGACCCTCGAAGTCCGTGCCGACCGGCCCGATGGTCCCTTGCTGGGGCAGCTGGCGGTGGTGCCGGGCAACAATCAACAGATCAGCACGGAGCTGACACCGA
- a CDS encoding SGNH/GDSL hydrolase family protein, giving the protein MLRLAFLFLLFSIPATAQDSVRSATEANYRGGLPYFFAKIQSGQPVRVAYLGGSITRADGGWRDQTFRWLGQQYPTARFEPIMAAIGGTGSDFGAYRVGSHVLAYKPDLVFVEFAVNDQGRPSTTVKASMEGIVRQIRRANPETDICFVYTFSKPQLDHYGRGQFPVSASAMEAVADYYNLPSVAMCLPVVRHVLNGQMIMQGKPKDYPDKPVFSEDGVHPLNETGQRVYAETVQKHLLSLASVGKPGRRRLPKPLVADNLEKATLILADAVDRKGNWQAVDSVTTGKAYAQFLPRVYATTDTAASIRFQASGTSFGIVDVVGPGAGQIMVKIDNDPPRYLDRFDAYCTYYRMFYSLISGLKPGLHQVEIRLSPARLDKVAILKKRNQTMSNPKVYEPHAFYLGGILVQQ; this is encoded by the coding sequence ATGCTCCGACTCGCTTTTCTTTTCCTCCTATTCTCCATTCCGGCCACGGCTCAGGATAGTGTTCGTTCGGCCACCGAGGCCAATTATCGGGGGGGCCTACCCTACTTTTTCGCCAAAATCCAGAGCGGTCAACCAGTTCGGGTGGCGTATCTCGGCGGTAGCATCACCCGCGCCGATGGCGGCTGGCGCGACCAAACGTTTCGGTGGCTGGGGCAGCAGTACCCAACGGCCCGTTTCGAGCCAATTATGGCAGCCATTGGTGGTACCGGCTCCGATTTTGGAGCCTACCGAGTGGGGTCGCATGTGCTGGCGTACAAGCCCGATTTGGTGTTTGTGGAGTTTGCGGTGAACGATCAGGGCCGACCATCGACGACCGTAAAAGCATCCATGGAAGGCATTGTCCGGCAGATTCGGAGGGCGAATCCCGAAACCGACATATGTTTTGTGTACACGTTCTCCAAACCACAGCTGGACCACTACGGACGGGGGCAGTTTCCGGTATCGGCCTCGGCTATGGAAGCCGTTGCCGACTATTACAACCTGCCTTCGGTAGCCATGTGCCTGCCTGTCGTGCGGCATGTGCTCAACGGCCAGATGATTATGCAGGGCAAGCCGAAAGACTACCCCGACAAACCCGTTTTTTCGGAAGATGGCGTGCATCCGCTGAACGAAACCGGGCAGCGGGTTTATGCCGAGACAGTCCAGAAACACCTGCTCAGTCTGGCTTCGGTGGGTAAACCGGGCCGTCGGCGGCTACCCAAACCGCTCGTGGCTGACAATCTGGAGAAGGCTACACTTATACTGGCCGATGCCGTGGACCGAAAAGGGAACTGGCAGGCCGTGGACTCGGTAACGACGGGCAAGGCGTACGCGCAGTTTCTGCCCCGGGTGTATGCCACGACCGATACGGCCGCATCCATTCGGTTTCAGGCGAGCGGCACGAGCTTCGGCATTGTGGATGTGGTGGGGCCGGGCGCTGGGCAAATCATGGTAAAAATTGATAATGATCCGCCCCGGTATCTGGATCGGTTCGATGCCTATTGCACCTATTACCGGATGTTTTACAGCCTCATTTCAGGATTGAAACCGGGCCTGCATCAGGTCGAGATTCGTCTGTCACCGGCTCGGCTGGATAAAGTGGCCATCCTGAAAAAAAGAAACCAAACAATGAGCAACCCGAAAGTATATGAGCCCCACGCGTTTTATTTAGGGGGTATACTGGTTCAACAATGA
- a CDS encoding DUF5017 domain-containing protein codes for MKAIRYSIGFVALMASCQLVQVEAPDAFSVSTEKTTFRVGEPVRFSFTGGNIDQVVFFSGEIGRRYEQRTRTSGTGENRLVFQSSMQQGVLPGQDSLRLLVSTNLAGYDAASVTAARWTDITSRNTRWPTTLATTFTTSDSLNLNDFATAEKVNIAFRFIGKRNAAAAQRRWQIQNAVLINRLPDGTVTNLFNTFANTGWVQVSQKNNAVAWNVGTAGISAANSLSNTSGILIRTAYPISLDPGTATGVEDNDDWLITSAVNLKTVRPDVGLTVKNTGANMPPAYLYTFTRPGTYTVTFIGMNRDVETAKEVVRQLQLTITP; via the coding sequence ATGAAAGCAATTCGATATTCAATAGGCTTCGTGGCCCTGATGGCCAGTTGCCAACTCGTACAGGTTGAGGCTCCGGATGCCTTCTCCGTCTCGACCGAAAAAACAACGTTCCGCGTGGGCGAGCCCGTCCGGTTTAGCTTTACGGGTGGCAACATCGATCAGGTCGTTTTCTTTTCCGGCGAAATTGGCCGTCGGTACGAACAGCGCACCCGTACGAGCGGCACAGGCGAAAACCGGCTTGTGTTTCAAAGCTCCATGCAGCAGGGCGTGTTGCCCGGTCAGGATTCGCTGCGGTTGCTCGTTTCGACTAATCTGGCTGGGTATGATGCCGCAAGTGTAACGGCCGCCCGCTGGACCGACATCACGAGCCGCAACACCCGCTGGCCCACCACGCTGGCCACCACCTTTACCACCTCCGACTCGTTGAATCTGAACGACTTTGCCACGGCCGAAAAGGTGAACATTGCCTTCCGGTTTATTGGCAAACGGAATGCCGCAGCGGCTCAGCGTCGGTGGCAAATTCAGAACGCGGTGCTGATTAACCGGCTACCCGATGGCACGGTCACGAACCTCTTCAACACCTTTGCCAACACAGGTTGGGTGCAGGTGAGCCAGAAAAACAACGCCGTGGCCTGGAACGTCGGAACGGCCGGCATCTCGGCAGCCAACAGCCTGTCGAATACCAGCGGCATCCTGATCCGGACGGCTTATCCCATCTCGCTCGACCCCGGCACCGCTACCGGCGTTGAGGATAACGACGACTGGCTCATCACGTCGGCGGTGAATCTGAAAACGGTGCGCCCCGACGTGGGCCTGACGGTGAAAAACACGGGGGCCAACATGCCGCCTGCTTACCTGTACACCTTCACCCGGCCGGGCACCTACACGGTTACGTTCATCGGTATGAACCGCGACGTTGAAACCGCCAAAGAGGTAGTACGCCAATTGCAACTGACGATTACCCCGTAG
- a CDS encoding DUF4861 family protein, protein MYLSLLLFALLLTGGVVSEPTPPGKKLGTLHVSNASGVALTQKPVRVGRKALGMSPNVRLYPVLIDEAGKTMPAQLEDTDADGQWDELFWVMDVPAKASRSLVVHTVDTLPVYPNRVRVRFGKRSSAYTPVRPLTEDTFYAHELPIRQGYQPYQTDGPTWENDKVGFRHYFDGRNAKDLFGKRTPALSPDSVGLTPTGAVIDNYHVLRDWGRDVLPVGNAEGLSLGLGGVGLQIGNGLYRMGVMATDSVHTVESSRLRVLASGPVRAALELDHRHCKPRPDRDYRLVEQPTIWPGMYAYQNTVQLHNLQGDETLLIGLPRVATQKPVEVLKADGWVALFTHDKQSYNREYWLGLAIVVPEALFDGVGEAPTKGPVALSYYAKMNGQTGKPLTYYALGGWELSDPGFRDPAYFRDYLRQFIQQLSQPVAVKMTSITK, encoded by the coding sequence ATGTATCTTTCTCTCCTACTTTTCGCTCTGCTTCTCACCGGCGGGGTGGTTTCTGAACCAACTCCGCCGGGCAAAAAACTCGGTACGCTTCATGTCAGCAACGCGTCGGGGGTAGCGTTGACCCAGAAACCGGTGCGGGTGGGTCGCAAGGCACTTGGAATGAGTCCAAACGTCCGGCTGTATCCGGTGCTGATTGACGAAGCCGGGAAGACAATGCCAGCTCAGTTGGAGGATACCGATGCCGACGGCCAATGGGATGAACTGTTCTGGGTGATGGACGTACCGGCCAAAGCAAGCCGTTCGCTGGTGGTACATACCGTTGATACGTTACCTGTTTATCCGAACAGGGTACGGGTGCGGTTTGGCAAGCGTAGCAGTGCCTACACCCCTGTGCGACCGTTGACCGAAGATACCTTTTATGCCCATGAATTGCCCATTCGGCAGGGCTACCAACCGTACCAAACCGATGGTCCGACCTGGGAAAACGATAAGGTGGGGTTCCGGCACTATTTCGATGGGCGCAACGCCAAAGATTTGTTTGGCAAACGAACCCCGGCCCTATCGCCCGATAGCGTAGGGCTGACCCCCACCGGCGCCGTAATCGACAATTACCACGTGCTGCGCGATTGGGGCCGCGATGTACTGCCGGTTGGCAACGCCGAAGGGCTTTCGCTTGGCCTTGGGGGCGTAGGTTTGCAGATTGGCAACGGGCTGTACCGCATGGGCGTAATGGCCACCGATTCGGTGCATACCGTTGAAAGCAGTCGGCTTCGGGTGCTGGCGTCGGGACCAGTCAGGGCCGCGCTTGAACTCGACCATCGCCACTGTAAACCCCGCCCCGACCGCGACTACCGGCTGGTGGAGCAACCGACTATCTGGCCGGGTATGTACGCCTACCAAAACACGGTACAGCTACATAACCTGCAAGGCGACGAAACCCTACTGATTGGGCTACCCCGCGTGGCGACTCAGAAGCCCGTTGAGGTACTCAAAGCCGACGGTTGGGTGGCCCTGTTCACGCACGACAAACAATCGTACAACCGCGAATACTGGCTCGGGCTGGCGATTGTGGTTCCTGAGGCCCTGTTTGACGGTGTGGGCGAGGCCCCAACCAAAGGCCCCGTTGCCCTGAGTTACTACGCCAAAATGAACGGGCAGACCGGAAAGCCCCTCACCTACTACGCCCTGGGCGGCTGGGAATTGTCGGATCCCGGTTTCCGCGACCCGGCCTACTTTCGCGACTACCTGCGTCAATTTATTCAACAGCTTTCGCAACCGGTTGCTGTTAAAATGACTTCGATCACGAAATAA
- a CDS encoding RagB/SusD family nutrient uptake outer membrane protein: protein MKKSYITLLLGSVLALTTSCQEDVSLEPIFFRPTTFTSEAQLSGQLAGVYNVLSQDQLYGQGLWGYLVAGADESFRNGVTNGTILTELYNIGSNEANIANFWRNLYIGAERASVLLDVVDIPKMDETARNNIKGQAMFLRAFYYYLLVTHFGDVPLKTQLTTDMGTNFNLPRTPAKDVYQFIIDEMTKAEPLVQTIQQTGTPTIVTRSAVQAMLVRVCMSMAGNPVNDGAKYRLALEWAQKLIASNAHSLNATPLPQAPNTPAYARLFINNMQNNANDPNITEGIWDAAFLSKSNQTGAFAATGFPVTQQLGALMGVTSPNASANAPVGFSSGTYRAHNRLFRLFAPGDQRRDWAIAPFIYRDNTTNRFDILRVNLTGGGGTGATALALTSPTGAISSIVVENPGQGYTSAPTVSFSATAGTGAAATAVVEGGRVTAVNVTAAGSAYPTAYDRPVGKWRREYELNVPQVRLQNNTSCNFPIIRYADVLLMAAEADLRINGSPSAQAVEYYNQVRRRAFGQNPRTPSPTVDVATFSVQDIMDERSRELCFEGVRRADLLRWGMLQQAMQRIQADVAANAPSTLQTAATVAANNLVQNFPRHALLPIPATEIDRAPAITQNPGW, encoded by the coding sequence ATGAAAAAATCATACATCACCCTTTTGTTAGGTTCGGTGCTGGCGCTGACCACCTCGTGTCAGGAAGACGTCAGTCTGGAACCCATCTTCTTTCGGCCCACCACCTTTACCTCCGAAGCCCAGCTTTCGGGGCAACTGGCGGGCGTGTACAACGTGCTTTCGCAGGATCAGCTTTATGGGCAGGGCCTTTGGGGGTATCTGGTGGCCGGAGCCGACGAGAGTTTTCGGAACGGGGTCACCAACGGCACCATCCTGACCGAGCTGTACAACATTGGCAGCAACGAGGCCAACATTGCCAATTTCTGGCGTAACCTGTACATCGGGGCCGAACGGGCCAGCGTACTGCTCGACGTGGTGGATATTCCAAAAATGGACGAAACGGCCCGGAACAACATCAAGGGGCAGGCTATGTTTCTGCGGGCGTTTTACTACTACCTGCTGGTGACTCACTTCGGCGATGTGCCGCTGAAAACCCAGCTGACCACGGACATGGGCACCAATTTCAACCTGCCCCGAACCCCGGCTAAAGACGTGTATCAGTTTATCATCGACGAGATGACGAAGGCCGAGCCACTGGTGCAGACCATTCAGCAGACCGGCACGCCTACCATCGTGACCCGGTCGGCGGTGCAGGCCATGCTGGTGCGGGTATGCATGAGCATGGCGGGCAACCCCGTCAACGATGGGGCCAAGTACCGCCTGGCTCTGGAGTGGGCGCAGAAACTGATTGCCAGCAACGCGCACAGCCTCAACGCAACACCGCTGCCGCAGGCCCCCAACACCCCGGCTTATGCCCGGCTGTTTATCAACAACATGCAGAACAACGCTAACGACCCCAACATAACAGAGGGAATCTGGGACGCGGCTTTTCTGTCGAAATCGAACCAGACGGGGGCCTTTGCCGCTACGGGCTTCCCCGTGACGCAGCAGCTGGGTGCGCTCATGGGCGTAACCAGCCCCAACGCCAGCGCCAACGCGCCCGTGGGCTTTTCGTCGGGTACGTACCGGGCGCACAACCGCCTGTTCCGGCTCTTCGCCCCCGGCGACCAACGGCGCGACTGGGCCATTGCCCCGTTTATTTACCGCGACAACACCACCAACCGGTTCGATATTCTGCGGGTGAACCTGACGGGCGGGGGTGGCACCGGCGCTACCGCGCTGGCGCTCACCTCGCCCACGGGGGCCATCAGCTCCATCGTGGTCGAAAATCCGGGGCAGGGCTATACATCGGCCCCCACGGTGAGTTTTTCGGCCACGGCCGGGACGGGTGCAGCCGCTACGGCCGTAGTAGAGGGTGGCCGGGTTACGGCTGTCAACGTAACGGCTGCTGGCAGTGCCTACCCTACCGCGTACGACCGGCCCGTGGGCAAATGGCGTCGGGAATACGAGTTAAACGTGCCGCAGGTCCGCTTACAGAACAACACCTCGTGCAACTTCCCAATCATCCGCTACGCCGACGTACTCCTGATGGCCGCTGAAGCCGATTTGCGCATTAATGGATCACCAAGTGCACAAGCCGTGGAGTACTACAATCAGGTGCGTCGGCGGGCTTTCGGACAAAACCCGCGTACCCCGTCTCCCACGGTCGATGTGGCCACGTTTTCAGTGCAGGACATCATGGACGAGCGGTCGCGGGAGTTGTGTTTTGAGGGTGTCCGCCGGGCCGACCTCCTGCGCTGGGGCATGTTGCAACAGGCCATGCAACGGATTCAGGCCGACGTAGCCGCCAACGCACCCTCAACGCTCCAGACGGCCGCTACGGTAGCCGCCAACAACCTGGTGCAGAATTTCCCACGCCACGCCCTGCTGCCGATTCCGGCCACCGAAATCGACCGGGCCCCGGCCATTACACAAAACCCCGGCTGGTAA